The Nomia melanderi isolate GNS246 chromosome 4, iyNomMela1, whole genome shotgun sequence genome segment AACTTCCAATACTCCCTCCTTCCTGTGATATCACTTTTCCTCGTAAACAAGAAAATGGTACTGTCATTAGCGAATGTTACTATAGAAAATCCATTGActagaaaaattcaaatcagCCTGACACTATAAAAACATTACATTTAAACACATatctttattaaccccttgccttacaataacgtgtaagactcacggtgaagattttaaacagacttTAACAAACATACATGTTACTCGATTcttatgaattcaaatgaaatattattttcgctatcaattattatattttagagcaaatgtggacatagaatatgcaccgaatttttctcttttcctaataaattattaacgacaaagttgtatcgatcgcaattgagaaataaatcatagggcaagagatTAATAAATCTTCCTCGCCTTAAAGCTCCTAACACTCAACCACCTAAATTCTAAAGCCACTAAAAGAAAGCAACGAGTACCCGTAATTCAATTATCGAGGCATTTCACGCGCAGTGGTCGAAGCAGCGTCGCGCGGTTATCTCTATTTGTTGCTACCcacgaaattaatcaaaatccAGGGAGCGTCTTCTATCGCTCGAAATCCACCGTCAGCCGTCGTATATTTATCAGGGAGCGTCTAGTGGCCCTCGAGCGCGGCGCTTTTTCACAGAGGAAGATAGtcggggaaagagaaagataagCAGAAAGccagaaagagagagtgagtgagagagagagaggaggagaaaaaaaaagacgGAGAGCGGctgtgaaaaatggaaaaaaaggaagagaggcATATACCTGTtccacgcgctcgcgcgcgcgcgcacgtacaCGAGCGCAGGCGTAGTAGGTCCACGCGCCTGTACGCGCGAGCGCTCGACTCGCTTAAGCACGCGGCCTGGCGAGCACGCGTGCGCCCTAGTACGCGCACGTACGCAACCAAGCACGCACGCGAATCGCCGACATGGTGGGGAGGGGGTCGATGGATGGGGATCGGCGCGCGCCATGGCCCAATGGTGGGAAGAACGGCTCACGTCTTACACCCCCTGCCCTCTTCTGCCCATCGGCGCAGCCAACTTCCCTCTGCTTGGGCCCACATATCCTCCCGAACCCCCTTTACTCCACCGCCAGTAGAGTCACTACTTTTGCTTCTCTACACCCTCCCGGCTCCCCACCAAGCGTCTcacgtttcttcttctttttcgttcgTATCGTCCTCATCTTCTCTGTCCATCCCGTTCCTCTCGCGTGCGCACGTCTCTCTCAGCCAGATCTCTGGACCAGCTTTTCTTTCTCCCGGTAACTGTTCAAATTTCGATCCCTGGGTCCGCCGGTGGGGATTGGACCCTTACGCGTGCGCCAGTGTCTCTCACGCCGGTCGTAAATtatttcaagtataataatgaaaatcacGTTTGTTTTGTTTCTAACGATCCCGACGTTTCGATGGAAATCATAAATTGCGAGTTTTCGGGTCACCTTTCGTTTGGAAGCTTTTTTGTCGAATCGTTCGAATAGCTGGCAACTcgaatgtttaaaatttcaattttaactttGATCATACTTCCGCGCCGTTGagatttgtgtatttatttgtaaattttcgATCGACTGTTGTAGTGAATTGTAATAGGCGAAGGTATGTAACTGGTGTTGCCgtcagttgtatacagtttttaatCTGTATCTTTGGTCGCTAGTTTCAAATCGCTTTAATAAGAGCACCCTTTCCGTATTTTATAAGAGTTTCATTGTAGAATCAATGTTTTCTACAGAGTAATAGAAAATCTTAAGAGTCAAAACACTGAAGTTGAAGATATGTggtatagaaatttcaaaattttatgaaatgaaacgaGCAATACTACTTTCTATAAAGGTAAACAATTCGATTCAACATTTCTTCGTACCGGCCAGCATCGCTAACCATTTCGCAGCAACAATGTCGAGCGCCACGCAACAGAAAACTTTATTGGCACGAAAGCTGCCCGTACACCTCGAACAGCAGCTGATTTTCAAAGTTAGCTTTTCTAACTTCCAAGAACGTTCGCGGCGTGGAATTATCGACTCGATAATGCGTCCGAGGTATCATCTTCAAATATCCAAATCAGTAAACAGATTCGAACCAAGAGCCAAAGCATGAGGGCAATTCAAGATGAGAATCTCGGTCGTAGGGCCTGTGGTGGGGATGTCGGGGGTATGAGGCGCTGCAGGCCGCCGGGGTCGGAGGGAAGGGGGAGTCCAGGGGTTTAGGGCCCGGTATCGAGTATGGGTCCCGTGGAGGGGATAGGCGCGTGCCCGCCCTGGCTATATAAGGCCTCGAACCCTTCTTGGCAAGGCATTTCGGGAGCCAGGTCCGTACCATCGACACCGAGGGTGCGGCAGTCTTCTTAACTCGCGATACTCGACTTGACTCGTTCGAAAAGACGGTAATCATCCCAGCATTGCTGATTTTTTTTACGTTTGTTCGCGGTCGCGTGTACTCGTCCAAGGTGTCAGAAAGGGGTTACACCGTTCCACCGTTCAGCAAGGATTCCTCAAGGTCACCTGGCACGCGCTGCCGCGCTCCTGCAGTGGCGGATCAGTGATATGACCTTAGTGGCGTCGAAGGAGGGGAACGTATTGCCCATCATGTTGAGCGTCCAGCAGCAGCATCACCACCATAATCTCCATGGGTCGTCCACGACCAGTGCTCAAACCCATCGCGGCAACGTGATCGTCTCCACGAACAGTATGCCGTCCAACGACATGAAGATCCACCAACACGGTTGCAAGAGGTCCAAGATCTACGGACAGACCGGACCGTACGGGACTGTTCCTCACCAGCCAGCTTCAGTGGCGAGGAGGAATGCGAGGGAAAGAAATCGTGTGAAACAGGTGAACAACGGGTTCGCTACTTTAAGGCAGCACATACCCCAGAGCGTCGCGCAAGCACTCGGTGGAAGCACCGCTGGAACGCATGGCGGTGCCAGGGCCGGTAGCAAAAAACTGTCGAAAGTCGAGACGCTAAGGATGGCCGTCGAGTACATCAGGAGTCTCCAACGTCTTTTGGAGGAGCATGACAGCGGCTCGGACGCGAGTGTGTCTTCGCCGACCTCGTCGCCGCCCTCGTCCACCTCCTCGTCCACGTGTGGCTCCGGCAACGGGATCGGAGTGGAGAGCAGCCACCACTCGCCAGAATTGAGACTACGGG includes the following:
- the LOC116425238 gene encoding uncharacterized protein LOC116425238; its protein translation is MTLVASKEGNVLPIMLSVQQQHHHHNLHGSSTTSAQTHRGNVIVSTNSMPSNDMKIHQHGCKRSKIYGQTGPYGTVPHQPASVARRNARERNRVKQVNNGFATLRQHIPQSVAQALGGSTAGTHGGARAGSKKLSKVETLRMAVEYIRSLQRLLEEHDSGSDASVSSPTSSPPSSTSSSTCGSGNGIGVESSHHSPELRLRGNMNEIRHHSPDMHRHLRQNPSPTFVPAPCSEASSSPTPSFVSETSSAGSQGYGTSGNLYTAHSDGYDNYEPMSPEDEELLDVISWWQQSQ